ATTACGAATCGGCAACAAAACTCGAATCCACATGCTCTCCGATCAACGCTCGAAGACTTTCAACAGTTTCAAATTCTTCATTATCGCCTGAAGTATAGTTGAACCCCGACGGAACCAGCTGAGCATCGAATTTCTTTATATAGTCTGGCAGACTCCACTTAGTGACCTGAGGCAATATGACGTAATACTCCCCTAGATCGTAAGTTGTAAACGAATCAGAACTAGTGATCATTTCTTCATGGATTTTTTCTCCAGGACGAATGCCAATCACTGGCTTTTCGCATTCAGGGCCAATCGCTTCCGCTACATCTGTAATACGGTATGACGGAATTTTAGGCACATAAAGCTCCCCCCCCCATGCATGCTCTAGCGCATGCAGCACCATTTTAACTCCATCCGCGAGGGAGATGTTAAATCGAGTCATCGTAGGATCTGTGATCGGCAACACGCCAGACGCCCGCCGACTCAAAAAGAACGGGATCACCGAACCATTCGAGCCCATCACGTTACCATAACGAACGACCGAGAACTTCACGTTCTGCTTGCCAACTATATTATTGGCGGCAATAAATAACTTATCGGATGCCAGCTTTGTAGCTCCATACAAATTAATCGGCGCACAGGCCTTGTCAGTAGACAGTGCCACCACATCTGTCACATTGCTACCGAGCGTGGCTTTAATCACATTCTCCGCCCCCCCAATGTTCGTTTTCACGCACTCATCAGGATTGTACTCTGCAATATGCACATGCTTCATCGCAGCCGCATGAATCACATAATCCACACCAATGAATGCACGCTTCAAACGCTCTAGATCTCTCACATCCCCAATAAAAAATCGAATCATGGGGTAACGATCAGCTGGATACTCTTGAGCCATCTGAAACTGCTTTTGCTCATCACGAGAATAGATAATCAAGCGCTCAACATTAGGCCACTTTTGTAAAATCGTTTTTGTCAGTTCTTTCCCTAGTGATCCTGTCCCACCGGTGATCAGTATATTTTTATTGTTCAGCATGTTATCTAGTGACGATGAATTGTATATTTTGTTTATGTAATATAGTTCGAGGCTCAAGCATGAGTTGCAACCAACTTCGAAGAGCTGCTTGTTTTCCTTAAAATCGCTTACTCAACCAAAACCCATCACATGGGCTACGCCCCAGCACTCGCTCTAGGGCCTGATTACAAACGAGGCACAGGGCTTCACGGCTGGGCTTTTCAGGGACGCCCGTAAGATCGACGAAATCAACGGTCAGTTTCCACTGAGCGAAGCCCACCGTTTCTATTGACATCGCTAGCATGGGTGCTCCTGAGCGGCGATGAAATAACCCTGCGATCGGCGAAGTTTTACATTCAACCCCAAAGAAAGACACTCGCTCTCCTTGCCTCATTTTCTGATCCGCGAGAATACCAAGCACCCCACCGGCTCGAATAAAGTCGACTGGTTGATGGAAACCATCACGCCGGCTAAAAAGCCGAGTTCCTACAGACTCACGGCGGCGGTGAATCCACTGATCGAGATAGGTATTATTCAAAGGTCGATACATCGCAGCCAGTGGAGCGACGACCCCGTGCGCAGCTGCAATCTGTGGCAGATGCGTCAAAACCTCCCAAGGTCCCATATGACTTAATAACATAACAGCCCCTCTGCCTTGCTCTAGAGCGCTCCGTAAATGCTCAAAACCCTCGACTTCAAGATGTTGCCCCATACGCTCTGGGCTCACTCGGGAGAGTGGAAAACTCGCTAATAAATTAGCTCCTGAGCGCTTAAATACCTCCTTAACTTGCTCCTCTAAAGTAAGACTGCGGCATGCGTCGGCAGTTGAAGACCCACTTTTCTGGCGTGCGGCCAGAAAGGAATTCACCACTGTAAGGTTCTTACGCACCACCGCCCGCCGCGCGACCAGCAAGCTCCAAGCGCACCAACCGATGCCGCGCCCGATTCGATAAGTTAAGCGGATCGGTAAATGCGCCAAAACCGAAATCAAGGCACGAGCACAGATATACTGAAACCATTTAACTGGGCCTCGATAGCGTTCCTCTTCAGGTATTAAGTGCTTTGCCATTGAAATGCGTGAGCATGCTCGATAACTGTCCACCCAGTCAAGTCAGCTGATATTTATCCTACAAAATCATTAGAAATGAAAAAAATCTGATCTAGACAAGCTCCCTGGCGCCCCCCAAAAGTGCCGCATTGGCAAATAGAATGAAACTCGACACAAGCCTAGCAGACTGTGATCGTAAGCTCATTAGCTCTCTCCGTTAACTGGCAGCCAGAGAGCCGACAAAACACCTTAAAGTAATGTTCATCAAACGCTTCGGCCCCTATTTCAAATTCCTCAAGCCCGTCCGTGTGCAATTTGCACTCGGGCTGTTGGCTGGTATTATCTATGCCGCCTCATCAGGCTTTGGCTTGCCTCTAGTAATCAAGTATCTCGTGCCGCTCGTCACCGAACCAGACGGACCAACTGGCTGGAAACTCCTTGGTATACTGTCGATGGTCCCCGCGGTCTTTATCTTTCGAGCACTCGGCAGTTTTGCCAATTCTTATCTAATGGCCTTCTCTGGCATGCACGTGCTGGAACAAGTACGGCGAATGGTATTTGATCATATTCAAAGCCTACCATTGGCATTTTTTGGGCGCAATAAAGTGGGCGACTTGATGAGTCGCGTCATGGGCGATACCAGCCAACTACAAGGTGCAATTGTCAAAGTGGTCGACAGTCTGATCAAGGAACCAGCCACGCTCATCAGCGCCGCAGCCTACTTAGTTTATTTGTCGTCTCAAGAAAATGACATTAGCTTCATCCTAATTGCACTCGCCTCAGTGCCCGCCTGCGTATTGCCCGTTAAAATAGTTGGCACTCGCATCCTAAAGAAGGCTGGCAAAGCTCAAAAACAAGCCGGCGAACTGAACCATGTGCTCAACGAAAATCTGTCCGCCACACGTGAAGTCCGCGCATACAATCTGGAAGCGCGTGAGAGCGAACGCTTTGGCGCCGCCTGCCGGGATTTTCTAAAAAAATCCTTAAAGGTCGTCAAATACGATAAGGCACTGACTCCACTGATTGAGCTAGTCACCTCCTTCGCGATCGTGATCGCGCTCTATGTGGCCGTCGTCAATGAAGTCGATGAAGGCGCTCTGGCCTCGATTCTCGCAGCGCTCTACATGTGCTACCAGCCAGTCAAGAAGCTGGGCTCTGTCTCCAATACGATTCGCAAAGCCGAAGCCTCGCTGGATCGCTTGGAATTTGTGCTGCATACAGTCGATACCGTGCCCGAAACAACTGCTCCGCAAAGCCTCGGCAGTGTGAAGGGCCAAATTTCTATGCAGCGGGTGCAATTTAAATATACGGACGACAGCGTGGTGCTGGACGACATTCAGGTAGAAATTCAAGCAGGCGAGGTAGTGGCCCTCGTCGGCCCCAGTGGCGCAGGCAAAACGACTTTTGCCAACCTGGTGCCCCGTTTCTACGACGTCACAGAGGGCAGCATTCGTATCGACGGCATCGATGTGCGCGACGTTCTCAAATCTGAACTGCGCAGTCACATCGCACTGGTCTCGCAAGAAGCGCTGCTATTCAGCGACAGCATCGCCAATAACATCCGGATCGGCAAACCAGATGCCAGCTTGGAGGAAATCAAAGCTGCCGCCCAAATGGCCAATGCGCACGAGTTTATCGAAGCCTTGGACGATGGCTACGAAACTGAAGTCGGCGAGCGTGGCTCCCGCCTATCCGGTGGCCAACGGCAACGCATTTCCATTGCCCGTGCCTTTCTGAAAAACGCGCCTATCATCATTCTTGATGAGCCAACCTCAGCACTCGACGCGGAAAGTGAACACCAAATACAGGCGGCCCTGGAGAATCTATCCAAAGGTCGCACGGTATTGATCATCGCGCACCGCTTTAGCACCATTCAACACGCCAACCGTATCCTAGTCTTTGATGCAGGCAAAATCGTAGCCAGCGGTAGCCACAGCGAACTCTACCCCAGCAGTGAACTCTACCGTAGCTTATACGACAAGCAGGCACATACCGTGCACACTGAAGAAGACAGACTAGGCGAAAAAAAGTCCTAGCGAGACCAACAAACCGTAAGCGACCACCACGATTGCGGCCCTTTTCAAACACATGAGATAATCACTGGCTTGCTCGGCTTGCGGTAATTTCCGCATATGATACAGCCCCCAGCCAACAGGAATCCATCCCAGTAAAACCAAAGCTCCATAGCCTTGGCATGCCAGCCAGATCAGCACCGCCCCGGCCCACAGCAGAGAAGCTCCATACTGTAGCAGTGCCCAGCGCCTGCCTAACATTACGACGAGTGTGCGCTTTTGCGCCTTGCGATCCTCTTCCAGATCTCGGTAATTATTGACGACCAATAGGTTGTTAACCACCAAGCCACAAGCCAAGCCGAGCCACACCACTTCCTGGTGAATACTGCCTGTTTGCACATAGAAGGTACAGCCAACAGCGATGAGGCCAAAAAACAAAACAACAAACAGGTCACCTAAGCCATTATAAGCCAATGGGTAAGGACCTCCGGTATAAATCCATGCGCATAGAATACTCGCAATACCGATCGCCAATAACCACCAGCCACCAAAATAAATTAGGCTCAAGCCCAGACAAAAGGCAAAGGCCAGTATGCCAATCGTCGCCGCTTTCATCGTGGCAGGAGCGACTAGCCCAGAAGCCACCGCACGCCGAGGCCCCAAGCGCGCATCAGTATCGGTGCCCTTAACGCCATCGAGGTAGTCATTTGCAAAATTCGTCCCGATCTGCACCAACAAAGCAAAGCCCAAACATATCAGCGCGGGCACAACAAGCAACTGCCCCTGACTATGTGCCATCGCGGTGCCCAACAGCACGGGTGCCACCGCAGCAGGCAGTGTTTTAGGACGTGTCGCTTCAAGCCAAATCTTAAAATCTGCCATTGTAATGCTACAAACCAGGTGGCAAAGGAGGACGGGGCTCTGCAGCCGCTGGCACAGCAGCACTCACCTGCCCAGCTCGCTTATTCGCAGCGCGGCGCACGAAATAACGGTAGATGGTTCGAATAAAGAAATAGAGCAAAAACAGAACTAGAACTGCAGCTAAAATGGGGATCATCACAGCCAACCCCGCAGTCAAAATAGAGCCTCCCAGCTCTGCAGTCGAAACGGCCGGGTTGCCGATCCCCCCAGTCGTCGCCGTCGAAGCACCGCGTGTAATGACCGATGCGCCTTGCACAATGCCAGCGGTGCCACCTCCCATAATCGCTGCCGTAATCCATTTAAAGGCGTCGTTCCCCATAAACTCGGGCAGCATCGCCCCGGAAATGAAGGTGCCTGCCACCACTGCGGCTGGCGTAGCGATCGTATCCAAAGCATTGTCCAGCCAAGGGATGTAGTAACTGCCGATTTCCAAAACCGTCGCCACCCCCAGCGCAATCGTCACCCAATCATTGCCCAACCATTCAAAATTCGCGCCGATCATATCCTCAAAATTCACACCACCGAGGGCATCAATTCCCTGATTGGCAGCTAGACTGGCAATAAAAAGTGGCACAAAAACTCGAAATCCGCAGGCAGCAGCCAGCCCAACTCCGGCAAAAATGGCAATGATCTCATTCATAATAGTAGATACAATAAGGACTTATGTCGCTATCGGGAAGCCCAGAGTTCCACAAAAAAATGAACTAACAATCGCTCAGACGATCCAAAGCTCCTCGAACATTATAATAGAATAAGGGACTGCTTGCGTTTCTAATGATTAGCTTTTTCATACAAGAATGATCGGTATCTATGCCGAATCGACTCAAAGAGTTTCCCCCAAGGCTCAGCGCGAAATAAACCCAAATACTGCAGATCATGACGCATCTTAGAAAAATCATCACGCAATGGATCCTCTTGACGATCACCACATTCGCCTGGGCGCAAGCAAGCCCCCACCCCGTCTGGGATTTATCCAGCAACGAAATCCCCCCGGAACTACAATCCGGTCACATCGAAAGAGTAAACGGCACAATCACACTAAAAGCCGGTGCTGCCTTTGCAGTTCCAGCAGATGCCTTCAAGGATCCGAAGAATTACACAGTTCAAGTAACAGCCTCCATCAATGAGTTTGTGGAAAATGCCCGATTCACTGCCATGAAGAAGCAGGGAACAGAGGACAGTGGTTTTAGCTTTTCCATGAATTATCGAAGTGACCCATGGTATGCACGTGCAGTGTTCACTGTCGTCAACAACGTAGTCATGCGAAGTAATGGGATCGGCGGCAAAAGCGGGCCGAAACTCAACACTCCATATACTTTCACACTCTCGCTGAGAGACGGATTTGCATCATTCTATATTGATGGAGTTCCCTATAAAAAATGCTATATGGAGGTCACCCCAAACAATGAACCCATGTGGATCGGTCGTAACATCGACGAAGATAAACTGCCCATGGATGTCACTATTAGCGAAGTCAAAGTCTACGGCCCCGACTTCGTATATACCTCGGATAAAGAAACGGAAGAAGAACATCCGCGTGGCGTAGTGGCCGGCAAGGGCTGGGCTCTCGACGTGCCTCAAGTGGAGCACCCGGAATGGCCTAAAGTCATGATTTACGGTGACTCCATCTCGATGGGATACCAAAGGTATTTGATCCCGGACTTACTGGAAGCACATGCCTATCTATTCCACTGCGTGCACTTCATCAACGGCCACGTCCCGCAACAGCCTATGGCAGAAATGGCTGCCAGCTACCCATTCGATGCCATTGTGTTTAATAACGGCCTGCATTCACTCCACTGGACTCCGGACCAAGTCTCCGATGAAGAAATATACAAACGCATGAGCCAACTCGCTCAATCCTTCAAGAAGGGAGCCCCACAAGCTAAAATCTTCTACTTGATGACCACCCCTCATACCGCAAAACGTCCAGCTCCGAATCAAGAGGTCAATGCATTAGGCGAAAAGAATGATATAGTCATTCGACTCAACGACATCTCTCGCCAAGTAATGCAGGATGAAGGCATCGAAATCATCGATGTATATTCCATACTCGCCGACAGACTGGAACTAGCAAGCGGGGATCAATACCACTGGAAGGGTCCGGCCTATGAGATCATCAGCAATGAGATCCAGAAAAAGTTACGACCAGTATTGAAAATAAAGACCCCATAGCCCCCGCCTGCTGGTGAAGCGTTCTGTATCCCCATCGTTTGATCAGCCGGGGCGCCCAGTGCGAATCAATGCGGGAAAGAACGTGCGATAGCGAACCGGATTATCCGCATTTGGCTCGCCTTGATACCACACCATTTGGTTTCACTTATGATCAACAAGCAAAATTTTCCTCTGGGTGTACAAAGTGCTTTTGATTAACAGAGGCCGACAGCGGCTTCCCCACACGTTTAACTTGATTCGCAGAAAAGCTCTCAGGTGAATCGATCCAGCTCACAGCCTCTGCCATCAATTCCGCCCCCGGTAGGATGGGCGCCATTTGCATTCGCATCCCAAAGGGCCGCGGGCGGCACTCATATCGTTCCTCTGGCTCCGGGCCACAACTCGCACTGCCCAGACCGCGAATGCTATGATCCAAGTTAAGATGAATACAGCCCGAATCATCCAAGTCTAGAATGCGCATGGCACGGGCGAGTGTTTGTTCCGAATAACGCCCAGCATTAAAGCCAAAATCATCGCGCCCCACAACGCTCACGCCGAAACCACTCTGATCACGCAGGGCCAATCGTTGAGTGCCTATTCGAGTGCCATTGGACTGTGGAAATACGTAAGGCGTATGTAGCTCATCAATACCAGCACAATAGTGGCCCACACGCGCAGCGGCTTGGCTGTCAGGGTAGCACTCGCCAGGACCGAGCCCCAGCCACTCGACTTGTTGGTAGCGCTGCGGCAAGGCCATCTTCATCCCCAACCTGCCCACAACCTCCGGCCAGTCACCATAGGGAACCGCCTGCATGTCCACAAACCAGCGCCCGTCATTAAGAATGGTATACACGAACTGACAATCATAGGCCAAACTATAGGCCTGCGGCAACATTTGCCCCTCGATGTATACAGTGACACGCTCTGATCCATTGTTCTCAAATTCCAATGCACGGGGACGAAAGAACATTTCAAAAAGCCGGGCCTGCTCCCACTCACCTGCGCGCTGTCGGCGCCGATGCACACCATCATTATCAATCGGTGCACGCCATACATTCAATTCGGGCCCAGTCTCTAACAGTTGATGATCTCCGACCTGCCATGCTGCCAAAGTGCCTCGCACACAGTCAAAGTTCAGCTGAAAATCTGTGCCGAACACCTTTAAAATCTCGCCTCTCAATTCCGCATTCAGTCGTGAAGTGCAGCGTGCTAACGCTGGCGCCGTCACGATGGCTGGCATCGGCAATTCAAACTGATCCCAAGCTAACACATGAGCAGCGCGCCCCCACAAGCAATCTTCCTTTAATACAAAATCGACGTTAAGAAAAGCGCATGAATCCGCATGCAACGGCTTTGGAATCGTAAACGGCACGGTGAGCGAGCCGATGTGGCCAGGCTCAAGTGGCGGCAAGTTCATGCTGCCTTCTTCGATTCTCTTCCCGTCCCGCCAAACCGACCAACAAAGGCTCAGGTGATCTAAACTAGAAAAATCAAAACGGTTCTGAATCTGAAACAAGCCCTGACTGAGCTCAACTAAAGTCAAGCGCACAGGCTGCATCGCCTTCTTGATCTCGTTTAACGCAGGACTGGGGCTGCGATCTGGAAATAAGAGCCCGTCGATACAGAAATTTTTATCGGAGGGCTCATCGCCGAAGTCCTCGCCATAGCCATAGTAATCTTGCCCTTCAGCGGTATGCGTCAACAAGCCGTGATCCATCCACTCCCAGAGAAATCCCCCCTGCAGGTGCCGATACTTGTAAAATGCGTCCCAATAATCGGCTAAACCACCGGGACCATTCCCCATAGCATGCCCATACTCCGTAGCGATTGCAGGCCAGCCACCATGCTCCATTTCTCCCATTTCATGCACTCGCTCAAGCCTACAATAACCGAACTGCCGGAAGTCTGTGACCGTAGGCGCATTCTGACTGGATTGCGGATAGTGTACCGGCCGGTGTGGATCGCGACTTTTTATCCATCGACATACTTTTTCGATATTCTCCCCAAAACCACATTCATTGCCCACCGACCATATAATGATCGAAGGATGATTCTTGTTTTGTTCAAACATCCGCTCCACACGATCATGATAGGCAGGCAGCCATGCCGTATCCATACTGAGCAAGCCCTGATTTCCTCCAGCCTGACAGCCATGTGTTTCCAAGTCGGCTTCGTCCATCACGTACAGCCCAAGTTCATCACAGAGATCGTAAAACTCACTAATGTTGGGATAATGACTACAACGAACTGCATTGAAATTGCTCTGCTTCATCAGCAACAAATCCTTGCGTAAGTTTCCCATTCTTGGCGCGCGCCCCGTCTCTGGATCCCATTCATGCCGGTTGACTCCTTTCAACATAATAGGCGCACCGTTAATTCGCAGCAATCCGTCCTCGATCGTCACCTCGCGAAATCCAACCCGAAATGGAATGTAGGTATCCACATCGATTCGTAATACCAGAGTATAGAGCACGGGCGTCTCCGCAGTCCATAACTGAGGACGCTCGATTGTCACATAAAGACTCCGACGCGTCACTCCCGCGACGGTCACCTGACTGACAAGTGGTGCATGTGGGACACGACGCCCCTGTTCATCATAGAGCTGAACCTCCAAGCTAAGATCTGCGGCAGCGGCTCCCACGTTCTCTAGAGCGAGATCCATCTTTAGTTGTGCAGAACTATAGTCGGCCAAAAGTTTCGTTTGTATCTCGGCATCCCAAAGCGAGACCAAGGGCTCACTGCGCAGGCTCACACTTCGAAAAATACCACTCAACAACCACATGTCCTGCGCTTCAAGATAACTGCCGTCGCACCAACGATAGACAGTGACTGCGAACA
The nucleotide sequence above comes from Coraliomargarita algicola. Encoded proteins:
- the pseB gene encoding UDP-N-acetylglucosamine 4,6-dehydratase (inverting), coding for MLNNKNILITGGTGSLGKELTKTILQKWPNVERLIIYSRDEQKQFQMAQEYPADRYPMIRFFIGDVRDLERLKRAFIGVDYVIHAAAMKHVHIAEYNPDECVKTNIGGAENVIKATLGSNVTDVVALSTDKACAPINLYGATKLASDKLFIAANNIVGKQNVKFSVVRYGNVMGSNGSVIPFFLSRRASGVLPITDPTMTRFNISLADGVKMVLHALEHAWGGELYVPKIPSYRITDVAEAIGPECEKPVIGIRPGEKIHEEMITSSDSFTTYDLGEYYVILPQVTKWSLPDYIKKFDAQLVPSGFNYTSGDNEEFETVESLRALIGEHVDSSFVADS
- a CDS encoding ABC transporter ATP-binding protein; the encoded protein is MFIKRFGPYFKFLKPVRVQFALGLLAGIIYAASSGFGLPLVIKYLVPLVTEPDGPTGWKLLGILSMVPAVFIFRALGSFANSYLMAFSGMHVLEQVRRMVFDHIQSLPLAFFGRNKVGDLMSRVMGDTSQLQGAIVKVVDSLIKEPATLISAAAYLVYLSSQENDISFILIALASVPACVLPVKIVGTRILKKAGKAQKQAGELNHVLNENLSATREVRAYNLEARESERFGAACRDFLKKSLKVVKYDKALTPLIELVTSFAIVIALYVAVVNEVDEGALASILAALYMCYQPVKKLGSVSNTIRKAEASLDRLEFVLHTVDTVPETTAPQSLGSVKGQISMQRVQFKYTDDSVVLDDIQVEIQAGEVVALVGPSGAGKTTFANLVPRFYDVTEGSIRIDGIDVRDVLKSELRSHIALVSQEALLFSDSIANNIRIGKPDASLEEIKAAAQMANAHEFIEALDDGYETEVGERGSRLSGGQRQRISIARAFLKNAPIIILDEPTSALDAESEHQIQAALENLSKGRTVLIIAHRFSTIQHANRILVFDAGKIVASGSHSELYPSSELYRSLYDKQAHTVHTEEDRLGEKKS
- a CDS encoding 1,4-dihydroxy-2-naphthoate polyprenyltransferase, coding for MADFKIWLEATRPKTLPAAVAPVLLGTAMAHSQGQLLVVPALICLGFALLVQIGTNFANDYLDGVKGTDTDARLGPRRAVASGLVAPATMKAATIGILAFAFCLGLSLIYFGGWWLLAIGIASILCAWIYTGGPYPLAYNGLGDLFVVLFFGLIAVGCTFYVQTGSIHQEVVWLGLACGLVVNNLLVVNNYRDLEEDRKAQKRTLVVMLGRRWALLQYGASLLWAGAVLIWLACQGYGALVLLGWIPVGWGLYHMRKLPQAEQASDYLMCLKRAAIVVVAYGLLVSLGLFFA
- a CDS encoding DUF4126 domain-containing protein; translated protein: MNEIIAIFAGVGLAAACGFRVFVPLFIASLAANQGIDALGGVNFEDMIGANFEWLGNDWVTIALGVATVLEIGSYYIPWLDNALDTIATPAAVVAGTFISGAMLPEFMGNDAFKWITAAIMGGGTAGIVQGASVITRGASTATTGGIGNPAVSTAELGGSILTAGLAVMIPILAAVLVLFLLYFFIRTIYRYFVRRAANKRAGQVSAAVPAAAEPRPPLPPGL
- a CDS encoding SGNH/GDSL hydrolase family protein, which codes for MTHLRKIITQWILLTITTFAWAQASPHPVWDLSSNEIPPELQSGHIERVNGTITLKAGAAFAVPADAFKDPKNYTVQVTASINEFVENARFTAMKKQGTEDSGFSFSMNYRSDPWYARAVFTVVNNVVMRSNGIGGKSGPKLNTPYTFTLSLRDGFASFYIDGVPYKKCYMEVTPNNEPMWIGRNIDEDKLPMDVTISEVKVYGPDFVYTSDKETEEEHPRGVVAGKGWALDVPQVEHPEWPKVMIYGDSISMGYQRYLIPDLLEAHAYLFHCVHFINGHVPQQPMAEMAASYPFDAIVFNNGLHSLHWTPDQVSDEEIYKRMSQLAQSFKKGAPQAKIFYLMTTPHTAKRPAPNQEVNALGEKNDIVIRLNDISRQVMQDEGIEIIDVYSILADRLELASGDQYHWKGPAYEIISNEIQKKLRPVLKIKTP
- a CDS encoding glycoside hydrolase family 2 TIM barrel-domain containing protein, translating into MKSILHRQSELENPALTHQSRLPARAEWFAYSDLASALAFKCEASPWRCSLDGAWKFHLADCPSHVPAKFQSSRFDDTKWATLPVPSHWQCQGYDVPRYTNTKYPFPLDPPYVPEDNPTGCYRRTWTLPAAWDGRRTLLRFDGVDSAFHVWINGVQVGFSKGSRMAAEFDITAALIPGENVFAVTVYRWCDGSYLEAQDMWLLSGIFRSVSLRSEPLVSLWDAEIQTKLLADYSSAQLKMDLALENVGAAAADLSLEVQLYDEQGRRVPHAPLVSQVTVAGVTRRSLYVTIERPQLWTAETPVLYTLVLRIDVDTYIPFRVGFREVTIEDGLLRINGAPIMLKGVNRHEWDPETGRAPRMGNLRKDLLLMKQSNFNAVRCSHYPNISEFYDLCDELGLYVMDEADLETHGCQAGGNQGLLSMDTAWLPAYHDRVERMFEQNKNHPSIIIWSVGNECGFGENIEKVCRWIKSRDPHRPVHYPQSSQNAPTVTDFRQFGYCRLERVHEMGEMEHGGWPAIATEYGHAMGNGPGGLADYWDAFYKYRHLQGGFLWEWMDHGLLTHTAEGQDYYGYGEDFGDEPSDKNFCIDGLLFPDRSPSPALNEIKKAMQPVRLTLVELSQGLFQIQNRFDFSSLDHLSLCWSVWRDGKRIEEGSMNLPPLEPGHIGSLTVPFTIPKPLHADSCAFLNVDFVLKEDCLWGRAAHVLAWDQFELPMPAIVTAPALARCTSRLNAELRGEILKVFGTDFQLNFDCVRGTLAAWQVGDHQLLETGPELNVWRAPIDNDGVHRRRQRAGEWEQARLFEMFFRPRALEFENNGSERVTVYIEGQMLPQAYSLAYDCQFVYTILNDGRWFVDMQAVPYGDWPEVVGRLGMKMALPQRYQQVEWLGLGPGECYPDSQAAARVGHYCAGIDELHTPYVFPQSNGTRIGTQRLALRDQSGFGVSVVGRDDFGFNAGRYSEQTLARAMRILDLDDSGCIHLNLDHSIRGLGSASCGPEPEERYECRPRPFGMRMQMAPILPGAELMAEAVSWIDSPESFSANQVKRVGKPLSASVNQKHFVHPEENFAC